A window of Aptenodytes patagonicus chromosome 1, bAptPat1.pri.cur, whole genome shotgun sequence genomic DNA:
AAAACTGCGGTGTGACAGCGGTGGGTCAGCATGGGTGAGCTCCCGCAGCCTCCCAGaggcaccccccaccccaccccccaaacctaCTGAAGCCATCGTGCAAGCCCCACGATGCCAGAGGGCTCGAGGCTGGACGTGGCACGAGGCGAATGGGGTCCCGATGCTCCCATGGGGCAGATGGCCACAAGAGGGGGGAGATGGCACCGGGCACCCAAAACCAACTGCATCCCGGCTGGGGAATTTGATGCACACATTTTGGGCAAGCTTCCTCCGTGCTGGGGATTTTTGGCCATTCCCCACCAAGCCACCCGTTCCCTTCCCTAGCCAGCTGCCTGGAGCCACAACGGGGATGGGGAAGCCCACGGAGCGAGCCGGCGGCATTGCCATCTTACCTCGGAGTGGTCCGTTTTAAAGGGATTGCGGTAATCAGGTGATTTCTCGCTGATTCCCAGCTCCTGAGCCATCTGCGGAGCAAAGCGGAGACCGCGTCGGGGAGCAGTGCCTCCCACACCACACCCCCTGTGACTAGggtcccctcctccccatcaGCCCCCTCTGtgctcttcccccatccctcAGCCCAAGAACATCCCTCAGATGTGGCGTACACTccccctgccctctgcctgccctcCTTTTACCCCCAAAACctcaccccccagccccagcagcagagaggggacgCGGCGGGGGGAGACCAGGAGCCGTACCAGCCCCAGGACCTGGGAGTGGGGTCCCTGCTCGAACACGCCCGTCAGGTTGCAGAAGCCGATGCCCCAGCGGATGAGGCTGTTCCAGTTGGAGTTGCGGTCGAAGTAGTGGTGCACGATCTTGGGGAAGCGCAGGACGACGTCCCCGAAGAAGGCGGTGTTCTCCACCACGTGGGAGTATGCTGAGGGGACAGCCACCCACCCCATCGGCACACCGGTACGCACGCCCTGTCCCGCCAGCACCTACGGCCCCGCCAGGAGTTGGGGAGGCTGAGGGCAAACGGGTAGGCTCCCCAGTACGAACTGGTCAGACAGGAAGCAATAGGGTCCCCGACAGACGGGGACCAGCCCAGGTCTGGTCTGGGTACATGGGGGTTTCCTTCCTACCCCAGTGCCAGCCCCAGAAGGAATGTCGGCGATGCACCAGAGCACTGGAAAAGGGAGCAGGGTAAGGACCGGAGAGGACCTACCATCCTTTATCTTCTCGTCCTGAGGGAAAGGTCCGTCGGGAGGCACGTCGGCAGCGATGAGCACAGCCCGGGAGTCCTCCAGCACCTGCCAGAGCCCTCAGTTACTGCCCCATCCTGCCAGCCCTTCCCTGTACCCCGGGGGTGCTGCCCCAGCCGCCCTGCTTTGAAGACCCACAGTGTCCTCCCTTCAGGTCCTAAAGCCCACCCAGCTCTTCTCTTTGACCCCACAGAGGCCCCCTGGCCCTCCCCGCTTCTCCTGcccaccctccccagccccacggcaTGCCGAGCCCAGAGGGCTGTAGCTCACTTTGAAGAGTCCCTTGAGCATGATGTCAATGATTTTGTACTGCTGGTTGACATCATTGAGCTCGATCAGGTTCTTCAACGCGTTCATCTGGTCCTTGCGCTTCACTTCAAACAGCTTCTTATCTGCACTGCTGTCAAGGGCGCTG
This region includes:
- the CCDC134 gene encoding coiled-coil domain-containing protein 134 — its product is MDFLFICPFLLALLLSQGSFADLEKQRMDSGLEIYKKLFEVKRKDQMNALKNLIELNDVNQQYKIIDIMLKGLFKVLEDSRAVLIAADVPPDGPFPQDEKIKDAYSHVVENTAFFGDVVLRFPKIVHHYFDRNSNWNSLIRWGIGFCNLTGVFEQGPHSQVLGLMAQELGISEKSPDYRNPFKTDHSEFFPSADTFQKALREEEKRRKKEEKRKEIRKGPRISRSQSEL